Proteins found in one Mycoplasma ovis str. Michigan genomic segment:
- a CDS encoding MIP family Ig-specific serine endopeptidase, with product MAVAPLIINGAKALLVLGVGFGGHQVYWRLGGNYLDDGFFYFADKMSLPNRDFLKHNKVYDSESAITQNDEWAQSKDWQDRNSYHIGFKTGVAVRDKLNLLDYNGFRDRAFVYKVIKDHTLKLAMPCQSGTGWLLDFELPANGKYPTKWFVATNLHVINMFRFKSNPYGVALPITERYVNQLRASKMQPWRDLNSCEQAIVNNNTELQLYTERDEIDRHIYPEYRNYWYGHQTWTDIYRFSNYLDRPTAYTTIIKDPKLVYTAIDFLGPRYTVSGHQNTKVSYFKDFGVMEIDFENEDQARVMTNGTYDKYYKDKANSPYWHKGPAVDVFAPELMSKYDPQQLAKSGDRYYIGGYPGSVSENLSFSINAQVKVSRPRDWGYYNNYLHNAELTSSKLTFFKKYHSQDDSSYNLLNSRGQVIPGHADIEKIDKRTDSSKITWDGQTLNGWGYNYLIDNTFLGKGASGSMVLNQNGELLGLYRMYNPGLNYGFVEPLRASWVVDDKGKIILPGFDLLTGTKGQAVSYKSQLLKYKPNLNTYLKSKSWKLKN from the coding sequence ATGGCTGTTGCTCCTTTAATTATTAATGGAGCGAAAGCTTTATTAGTATTAGGAGTTGGGTTTGGTGGACATCAAGTTTATTGGAGATTAGGGGGTAATTATTTAGATGATGGTTTCTTTTATTTTGCAGATAAGATGTCACTGCCTAATAGAGACTTCTTGAAGCACAATAAGGTTTATGATTCTGAATCTGCAATTACTCAAAATGATGAGTGAGCTCAAAGTAAGGACTGACAAGATAGAAATAGTTATCACATAGGATTTAAGACTGGCGTAGCAGTTAGAGATAAGCTAAATCTTTTGGACTATAACGGCTTCAGAGATAGAGCTTTTGTATATAAAGTAATCAAAGACCATACTTTGAAATTGGCAATGCCTTGCCAATCAGGGACTGGTTGATTGTTAGACTTTGAGCTTCCTGCAAATGGTAAGTATCCAACTAAGTGATTTGTTGCAACCAATCTACACGTAATTAACATGTTTAGATTCAAAAGCAATCCTTATGGGGTTGCTTTGCCAATAACAGAAAGATATGTAAATCAATTGAGAGCAAGTAAGATGCAACCGTGAAGAGATTTAAATAGTTGTGAACAAGCTATTGTTAACAACAATACAGAGCTTCAACTATATACAGAAAGGGATGAGATAGATAGACATATCTATCCTGAATATAGAAATTATTGGTACGGTCATCAAACTTGAACAGACATTTATAGATTCTCAAATTATCTTGATAGACCAACTGCATATACAACCATCATTAAGGACCCTAAGTTAGTCTATACAGCTATAGACTTTTTGGGTCCTAGATATACAGTTTCTGGTCATCAAAATACAAAAGTTAGTTATTTCAAGGACTTTGGAGTTATGGAAATAGATTTTGAAAATGAAGATCAAGCAAGAGTTATGACTAACGGAACATACGATAAGTATTACAAAGATAAAGCAAATAGTCCATATTGACACAAAGGTCCTGCAGTTGATGTCTTTGCTCCCGAATTAATGAGTAAATATGACCCACAACAACTAGCTAAATCAGGAGACAGATACTATATAGGAGGGTATCCAGGGTCAGTGTCTGAAAACCTTTCCTTTAGCATTAATGCACAAGTAAAGGTTTCACGGCCTAGAGATTGAGGTTATTACAATAACTATCTACATAACGCAGAATTAACCAGTAGTAAGTTAACTTTCTTCAAAAAGTACCACAGTCAAGATGATTCCTCATACAACTTACTGAATAGTAGAGGTCAAGTAATTCCTGGACACGCAGATATAGAAAAAATAGATAAAAGAACTGATTCCTCCAAGATTACTTGAGACGGACAAACATTAAATGGTTGAGGTTACAACTATTTGATTGACAATACTTTCCTTGGAAAAGGGGCTTCCGGTTCTATGGTTCTAAATCAAAACGGGGAACTATTAGGTCTTTATAGAATGTACAATCCAGGTCTGAATTATGGATTCGTTGAACCCTTAAGAGCTAGTTGGGTAGTTGACGACAAAGGAAAAATTATCCTTCCAGGATTTGACTTGTTGACTGGAACAAAAGGTCAAGCTGTTTCTTATAAATCTCAATTATTGAAGTACAAACCAAATCTAAATACTTATCTAAAAAGTAAATCTTGGAAGTTAAAGAATTAG